GCTTCTCGACACCTGAGAAAGCAACTCTTTTGGACACTGGTGCTAGCATCCACCTAGCTAAAGAACTAGAAGTTCAAGATCTTGTGACTATCCCCATCACCACTAAAGAAGATGCTTGGGCAATAAAGTTTCTCAATATACTATCAATGGTTCCTACGCTGCAGTCAGAGGGGCGCATCAGAGAGTTTCCGGTGTTCGGGGAAGTGGAGGGTGTGCTTCTTGTTGGGGTGATTGATGAGCTGCACTATACCGCCAAGGGGGAGCTGGAACTGGCTGAACTCAAGACACGGAAGCATCCTGTGCTCCCTGTGGAAGCTCAGAAAAAGAAAGACGGTTTTCAAGTCAGCCTATATAAATATATCTTTGATGCCATGGTAAAAGGGAAAATGACCCCTGCTAGCCTAATCCACCATACAAAATTGTGTCCAGAAAAGCCACTGGGTCCCTCAGTCCTGAGGCATGCTCAACAGGGAGGCTTCTCTGTGAAGTCGTTAGGTGACCTGATGGAGCTGGTATTTTTGTCTCTGACACTGTCTGATCTTCCGGTCATTGACATCCTGAAGATTGAATATATCCACCAAGAGACTGCTACTGTGCTGGGTACAGAGATTGTTGCCTTTGAAGAGAAGGAGATGAGAGGCAAGGTGCAGCACTACGTGGCCTACTGGATGGGGCACCGAGAACCTCAGGGGGTTGATGTGGAGGAGGCTTGGAAGTGCCGCACCTGCGACTACATAGACATCTGTGAGTGGAGGAAGGGTGGTTGGGTGTCCAGCTCTACGCTGGAgcccaaagccaaaaaaaaaaacacacaaatgaaCGGAAGTTATTGAAGGCAATTTGATCCTGTTCCTTGTGTATTCGGCAGAGTAAAAGGATCAGTGTCTGGGCTTGGCTTTCATGAAGagtgtttttattttgcttattttcctatttcctcaaCCTGAAATCATACTCAAATCTTGGACCAAGGCTCAGGGATGAGTGGGAGAGATCTCCCTGAAGCTTTGCTATGGATTGCCAAGAAGACAGATATTCATCATGGCCAGAGCAAAAATATCATTCAGCAAATACTGCTTTCCTGAGAAAATTGGTATTTAATAATTCCCTTCTCTATTTTTCCTCAGTCAaggttttctatatttttataatgaaatgctGTCCAGAACAGTTGAACTGatgtttttttttcataatctcAGCCCTTCAAAAATGATCCCTATTTTTCCTCAATCAaggttttctatattttatagaaTAAAATGAACAATGACCAGGACAGTTGAActgatgttttgtttttccataatGTCAACCCTTCAGAAATGACCACTCTAAGGAACTGTGTGTATATTATCCAGATTTTAAATCATTTCTCGTTGTTAgtagctgttgagtcagctctgactcttggcgacTTCTCAAGCAGAATTAGTGTAATGGGTAGACcaagaatttaaataaataagtattCTCAAAGAGATAAGCAAAACTGAAGCAGTAACAggaaattttaaagtaaaaatattagATATGAAAAATACATGAATGTAAGATAGCATGTAAAGTTGAACATTTACATGCTGTACAATCTAGCAgtaccactcctaggtatatactcagagAAACCTTTATATGTACAACAAGAAATATAGGCAAGAATATACATTATAATGcttttgtaatagcaaaaacctAGGAGCTACTCAGGTGTCCGTCATCAGAAGAATGGGTGATGTGGTACAGCAGCCAAAACAAATGAGCTACGATGACACAACTATATGGATGAATCTTAGCAATacaatattaagtgaaaaaaataagtTCCAAAAGATTACATACAACATGATACCCTTTttataatgtgaaaaaaaaaattcttaaggaAATTATAAAGGTAGTGGAGAGGAATCACGATGCCTCTTAGAAGACAGTAGAGCCCTTAGCTACAAACCTCACCAAAGGGGCCAGAGGAAAGAATTATATGAATACCACCTGGAAGGTAAGGACTTGGGCACGGAGACATCTATTGGAAAATTCGCAGAAGTAGATGGAGGGGCAGGGGAGCTGGCACGGGTGGAGTTTTCTTTATTAATTGGAATGTCAAGAGCCAGAAGAATGTCGAGCCAGAATATTGTTGATGTGACTCTTGTTACACATGAGTTGGTAAACCCTGAGTATATATAGAAGGTACAGTAAGTTACCTCTGGAGGTCTTCCAAGCTATGCATACTCTAAAGGACATTGGAAATCATGTAATAACACTCTGATTTACTGATTGTTGtgtaccaggccctgtgctaaacACTTTGTGATTAAATCTGTGTAGCCATTAATTAACCCCAGTGACAACCGAGACTTGGGAGGGTCCCGCAGTTCAAAAGTGGTAGACTCCAGCCTGGATATGTCTTGACTGCAGTGCTGTGGTCTTAATCATTCTGCTGTAAAATTTTCTTGCTGCTATTAAACTTCCTGAACTGTATTATTCTAGGCTTCAAAAACCGGCAAAATAGTCTGTTATTGTAATAGAATAACGGTCACTTTTGAGAAGGGTTATGATTGAGCAGTAAAAGGGAGGCTACCAAGATGCTGGTAATATAATTTAAACTTCGTGGTGATAACATGGGTGTGTTCACTGTGTAGAAAACTGAGCTGTACCCTTAAAATTT
This DNA window, taken from Elephas maximus indicus isolate mEleMax1 chromosome 3, mEleMax1 primary haplotype, whole genome shotgun sequence, encodes the following:
- the EXO5 gene encoding exonuclease V is translated as MAETGEEEKVSAEASGFSDLSDSEFLDLEDTEVSDASLSKPGPSSECSGTDRKSISLQKWKRGLDVSSPMERFHFKYLYVTDLSTQNWCEQQMVYGKEFPGFSTPEKATLLDTGASIHLAKELEVQDLVTIPITTKEDAWAIKFLNILSMVPTLQSEGRIREFPVFGEVEGVLLVGVIDELHYTAKGELELAELKTRKHPVLPVEAQKKKDGFQVSLYKYIFDAMVKGKMTPASLIHHTKLCPEKPLGPSVLRHAQQGGFSVKSLGDLMELVFLSLTLSDLPVIDILKIEYIHQETATVLGTEIVAFEEKEMRGKVQHYVAYWMGHREPQGVDVEEAWKCRTCDYIDICEWRKGGWVSSSTLEPKAKKKNTQMNGSY